The following proteins are encoded in a genomic region of Terriglobia bacterium:
- a CDS encoding CoA-binding protein — translation MIVLLPPGKEPSADPVLDILKECQKVAVVGISPKKFRPSNGVAGYLRGVGYQVFAVNPNEKEVEGLHCYSRVEDIPEQVDIVDIFRKAEDVPPVVDGAIQKGAKVVWMQEGIQNREAGEKARAAGIIVIMDACILSEHRKRLRKLS, via the coding sequence ATGATCGTACTGCTTCCCCCAGGCAAAGAACCCTCCGCGGATCCGGTGCTGGACATTCTCAAGGAATGCCAGAAGGTCGCCGTGGTCGGAATCTCCCCCAAGAAGTTCCGTCCCAGCAATGGCGTTGCGGGCTATCTCCGCGGTGTGGGCTACCAAGTTTTCGCCGTCAATCCCAACGAGAAGGAAGTGGAGGGACTGCACTGCTATAGCCGCGTGGAAGACATCCCCGAGCAGGTCGACATTGTAGACATCTTCCGCAAGGCCGAGGACGTGCCTCCGGTGGTGGACGGAGCCATCCAGAAGGGTGCGAAGGTTGTCTGGATGCAGGAGGGGATCCAGAATCGCGAGGCCGGGGAGAAGGCGCGCGCGGCGGGAATCATCGTGATCATGGACGCCTGCATTCTGTCGGAGCACCGCAAGCGCCTGCGCAAGCTCTCCTAG
- the hisC gene encoding histidinol-phosphate transaminase, with amino-acid sequence MTRSIENLIPAYIRGLPVYVPGRPVEEVERELKIRAIKLASNENPLGPSPKAMEAVLRALPGSNRYPDGGSKQLRQALAARHNVSPEEIFIGLGSSEIIDLASRILLRPGLQGGTSQGTYAPFSIAIRASGAALVQTPLREYAYELGGIAEAITPETRVVYLANPNNPTGTAFGMAELEQFLSRVPGDVVVVLDEAYIHYASRADMPRSEDLFRRHSNLLILRTFSKVYGLAGLRLGYGIGQEPIVRAMNKLRTPFNVSGPAQAAALAALDDAEHVRRSVETNHAGRARLVAGLEKLGLRPVPSETNFLFLELGPESEIFCGELLHSGVIVRPLGWMGFPEAVRVSVGIPEENEAFLATMARVWPPHAAAGSGPAPKKELTRP; translated from the coding sequence ATGACGCGCTCGATCGAAAACCTGATTCCCGCTTACATTCGGGGGCTACCCGTCTACGTTCCCGGAAGACCTGTCGAAGAAGTCGAACGCGAGCTAAAGATTCGCGCCATCAAGCTGGCCTCCAACGAAAATCCCCTGGGACCTTCGCCGAAAGCGATGGAAGCCGTGTTGCGCGCGCTTCCGGGCTCCAACCGCTATCCCGACGGCGGCAGCAAGCAACTGCGCCAGGCATTGGCGGCGCGGCACAATGTCTCTCCAGAAGAGATCTTCATTGGGCTCGGCTCGAGCGAGATCATTGACCTGGCTTCCCGCATACTTCTCCGGCCGGGCCTGCAGGGAGGGACCTCGCAAGGAACGTATGCGCCATTTTCCATCGCCATTCGCGCGAGCGGCGCTGCGCTGGTGCAAACGCCGCTCCGCGAGTACGCGTACGAATTGGGCGGCATCGCCGAGGCGATTACGCCGGAAACGCGCGTCGTATATCTGGCGAATCCGAACAATCCCACGGGAACGGCGTTCGGGATGGCAGAGCTGGAGCAATTTCTCTCGCGCGTTCCCGGAGACGTGGTGGTCGTGCTCGATGAGGCGTATATCCACTACGCCAGCCGGGCGGACATGCCGCGCTCGGAGGATTTGTTCCGCCGGCACAGCAACCTGCTGATCCTGAGGACCTTTTCGAAAGTGTATGGACTTGCGGGGCTGCGCCTGGGCTACGGCATCGGCCAGGAACCGATTGTCCGCGCGATGAATAAGCTGCGCACGCCCTTCAACGTCTCGGGCCCGGCCCAGGCCGCGGCGCTGGCCGCGCTGGACGATGCCGAGCACGTGCGGCGCTCGGTGGAGACGAACCACGCCGGGCGCGCGCGGCTCGTGGCGGGTCTCGAGAAGCTGGGGTTGCGGCCGGTGCCTTCGGAAACAAATTTTCTTTTCCTCGAGCTTGGCCCGGAGTCGGAGATATTCTGCGGAGAATTACTGCACAGTGGAGTCATCGTGCGCCCGCTGGGCTGGATGGGTTTTCCGGAGGCCGTGCGCGTTTCCGTGGGCATTCCGGAGGAAAATGAAGCGTTCCTGGCGACCATGGCCCGGGTGTGGCCGCCGCATGCCGCGGCAGGATCAGGACCAGCCCCGAAGAAAGAGTTGACGAGACCATGA